One stretch of Asterias rubens chromosome 8, eAstRub1.3, whole genome shotgun sequence DNA includes these proteins:
- the LOC117293488 gene encoding E3 ubiquitin-protein ligase TRIM56-like: MASSNPPKVSALQKIVQNHLECGICYEQYTDPRALDCLHSFCKTCLQKYQSTNYKDATMLICPVCRKKTQLHQKDVQALKTNFNITGLADQLKLVSLSEDNHWVCKLCKDKNEATHFCFDCPAIFCANCYKVHQKSHTVNTLKDISDGKIASKERKPKRHPECQTHEGEVMRFYCTTCDVMICRDCTVIDHRNPQHEYIDCNQASSTYKQSLAQLFTPIEETMKKLKQSQATASTMKDNLNIAAKRTMADLKNRADEIRAEVTAQERRIMDEIQTTLKDRSRKLEEFEQAVRVNLHQIQQSLQSAKDVSKNSLAPDFLAVYSTISQDLKGLRDQNQPKMDPTLSYLRFTPGVCDISLGNLIMKEPRWELCLEYDEGIGGAMDIDASLPGDEMAVANYENRRVVIYDTTGHQKKTIDLPQRPVSVAAFKNQLVIVDQTNSVKMYNRNGNKMFEFHTVPHSEVGKTSVGLFSVAVIKDTIMVGDVGRSVITKHRSSDGSLIDTVTVQTKPYYLAIDSKDRVVVSGGTQQQVDIVGVDGGTLRENSSLVQCLEDEECGSLKLKQMMSLLEHELNQSNQLMSMHHTISKKKDVNYRTDDEVDRETDSIKNEINHHTKYGHQGTKQAVDCGARGTHWLQLRPDVQRDG; this comes from the exons ATGGCTTCGTCAAACCCACCGAAGGTTTCAGCTCTTCAGAAAATTGTCCAGAATCATCTGGAGTGTGGTATTTGCTATGAGCAATATACTGATCCCAGAGCCCTTGATTGTCTGCACAGCTTCTGTAAAACCTGTTTGCAGAAATACCAGTCTACCAACTACAAAGATGCTACGATGCTTATTTGTCCCGTGTGTCGAAAAAAGACACAACTTCATCAGAAAGATGTTCAAGCTCTCAAGACTAACTTCAACATAACTGGTCTTGCAGATCAACTGAAGCTGGTCAGCTTATCTGAAGACAACCATTGGGTTTGTAAACTATGTAAGGACAAAAATGAGGCAACTCATTTCTGTTTTGACTGCCCTGCGATATTTTGTGCAAACTGCTACAAAGTGCACCAGAAAAGCCACACAGTAAACACTTTGAAAGACATTAGTGATGGGAAGATTGCaagcaaagaaagaaaaccaaaacGCCATCCAGAATGCCAAACTCATGAAGGTGAAGTGATGAGGTTCTACTGTACAACTTGTGATGTGATGATTTGTAGAGATTGCACTGTAATAGATCACCGTAATCCACAACATGAGTATATTGACTGCAACCAAGCCTCATCCACATACAAACAATCCTTGGCTCAACTCTTTACTCCCATTGAAGAAACCATGAAGAAGCTTAAACAATCTCAAGCAACTGCCTCAACAATGAAAGACAACCTAAATATTGCAGCTAAGAGAACCATGGCAGACTTGAAGAACAGAGCGGATGAGATCAGGGCTGAGGTAACAGCTCAAGAAAGACGCATCATGGATGAAATACAAACCACCCTTAAAGATCGCAGCAGGAAATTGGAGGAATTTGAGCAAGCAGTGAGGGTAAACTTGCACCAAATACAGCAATCATTGCAGAGCGCCAAAGATGTCAGCAAGAATTCATTAGCTCCTGACTTCCTTGCAGTCTATTCTACTATCAGTCAGGACTTGAAGGGACTCAGAGATCAAAATCAACCCAAGATGGATCCGACCCTTTCCTATCTGAGATTCACTCCAGGGGTTTGTGACATCTCCCTGGGTAATCTGATTATGAAGGAGCCAAGGTGGGAGCTTTGTTTGGAGTATGATGAAGGAATCGGTGGGGCTATGGATATTGACGCCTCTTTACCTGGGGATGAGATGGCAGTGGCAAATTACGAGAATAGAAGAGTGGTAATCTACGACACTACGGGACACCAGAAGAAAACTATCGACCTACCACAAC gtCCAGTGTCTGTTGCTGCATTCAAGAATCAGTTAGTGATTGTAGATCAGACCAACTCTGTCAAGATGTACAATAGGAATGGCAACAAGATGTTTGAATTCCACACAGTGCCTCATAGTGAAGTGGGCAAGACATCAGTAGGCCTCTTCAGTGTAGCAGTCATAAAGGATACAATCATGGTCGGGGATGTTGGGAGGTCAGTTATAACTAAACACAGATCCAGTGATGGTTCACTGATAGACACTGTTACAGTTCAGACTAAACCTTACTACTTGGCCATTGACAGCAAGGACAGAGTTGTAGTCAGTGGGGGCACTCAACAACAAGTAGACATTGTTGGAGTTGATGGTGGTACACTT AGGGAGAACTCAAGTCTAGTTCAGTGTCTTGAGGATGAGGAGTGTGGGAGTCTAAAGCTGAAGCAGATGATGTCACTGCTGGAGCATGAACTAAACCAAAGTAATCAG TTAATGTCAATGCATCATACCATCAGCAAGAAGAAGGATGTGAACTACCGGACTGATGATGAA gttgacaGAGAAACTGATAGTATCAAGAATGAGATAAATCACCACACTAAGTATGGTCATCAGGGAACCAAGCAGGCTGTGGACTGTGGTGCCAGGGGTACTCATTGGTTGCAACTCCGGCCAGACGTCCAACGAGATGGCTGA